Proteins from a single region of Hordeum vulgare subsp. vulgare chromosome 6H, MorexV3_pseudomolecules_assembly, whole genome shotgun sequence:
- the LOC123405829 gene encoding protein NLP3-like → MDLVSPACNSGEYSDIIFMDEESMRLAMAWSPPPSPPASVGFGGRISPLDTALIPAQASERPRYWRRRTWRWNSSDFGYKRPLNWVDMLRSCIEFKRELEHVSSKWHPHAPLHDGSTDGSCLLKERLTHAFQYLKESTDSCLLAQVWETVKHQGRHVLTTSGQPFVFSNQNTGLLQFRDASMMQIIPPDSTNAGEFGVTGPVFSLKVPEWGPSCQCYNSEYPLPDQALRVFDPHTKSCVAVVQLMMLTQKVDFEPEIDLMCKGLEAVNLTSTYMPSRPSAQISTRGDFGSPQFSDVPVTGNGELKETDAPNQENGQCESALVLDISKRMRGNTENAASSIKVVQHNPSTQSINRPRSKPKPRSIAWHHFKREDGARAICNYCKKVYAADTIHHGTSRLLRHLEHAHGIDPKASSSDTSRN, encoded by the exons ATGGACTTGGTTTCCCCAGCCTGTAACAGCGGCGAGTACTCCGACATCATCTTCATGGATGAAGAGTCGATGCGACTCGCCATGGCATGGTCACCGCCACCAAGTCCGCCGGCATCGGTGGGGTTCGGCGGCCGCATATCACCTTTGGACACGGCCCTCATCCCTGCGCAGGCATCCGAGCGCCCCCGGTACTGGCGCCGCCGGACCTGGCGCTGGAACTCGTCGGATTTTGGATACAAGCGGCCCCTGAACTGGGTGGATATGCTAC GTTCTTGTATTGAATTCAAAAGGGAACTGGAGCATGTTAGCAGTAAGTGGCATCCCCACGCTCCCCTTCATGATGGCAGCACAGATGGTTCCTGCCTGTTGAAGGAGAGGCTTACACATGCTTTCCAGTATTTGAAGGAGTCCACTGATTCATGCCTGCTGGCTCAGGTTTGGGAGACTGTCAAGCACCAAGGTCGTCATGTGCTTACCACTTCaggacaaccttttgtgttcagtAATCAGAACACCGGGCTTCTTCAATTCAGAGACGCGTCCATGATGCAAATAATCCCTCCTGACAGCACTAATGCAGGGGAATTTGGGGTAACGGGTCCCGTATTTAGCCTCAAAGTCCCAGAATGGGGTCCCAGTTGTCAGTGCTACAACAGCGAGTATCCACTGCCTGACCAGGCGTTACGCGTGTTTGACCCTCATACGAAGTCATGTGTTGCTGTTGTTCAACTTATGATGCTAACACAGAAGGTGGACTTCGAGCCTGAGATTGATTTGATGTGCAAAGGACTTGAG GCAGTAAATCTCACAAGCACGTATATGCCATCCCGCCCAAGTGCCCAG ATATCTACTCGCGGAGACTTTGGTTCTCCTCAATTCAGTGACGTGCCTGTGACTGGGAATGGGGAGTTGAAGGAAACAGATGCCCCAAATCAAGAAAACGGGCAGTGTGAATCAGCTTTGGTGCTTGACATAAGTAAAAGGATGCGAGGGAACACTGAAAATGCTGCATCAAGCATCAAAGTTGTCCAACATAATCCTTCTACGCAGTCGATAAATAGACCGAGATCAAAACCAAAACCAAGATCAATAGCATGGCATCACTTCAAAAGGGAGGATGGAGCGCGGGCGATTTGCAACTATTGCAAAAAGGTCTACGCAGCTGACACAATTCATCATGGGACTTCCCGTCTCTTGAGGCATCTTGAGCATGCCCATGGAATTGACCCCAAAGCCTCATCTTCAGATACTAGTCGGAACTAA